From the Polaribacter tangerinus genome, the window GACTTTCTAAATTATGATGAGTAGATACTACTCCCTTTGGAGCTCCTGTTGTTCCACTTGTATAAATAATCATAGCTCTTCTATCCAAAGAAATATCTGGAAGAGGACCAAAAATATTTGTAAAAGACTCTGCTTTAATACATCTTATATTGTTGTTATTAAAAATAGGTTCTAATAAATCTTTATATTTTTCACTGTAAATCAAAACAGATGCATTTGTATCATCCAATACATATTTTATAGACTCTAAAGGATGCTTTACACATAAAGGAACAGCAATGCCTCCAGCTCTCCAAATAGCCCATTGAATAGATACATAAACAAAACCTGGATCAACTAAAAAAGTTACTCTCTGTTCATTTAAGTCCTTTTTACCCGCAAGTAAATCAACTGCTATTGATTCTGATTTATTTAAAAGTGTTTGATATGTATAATCTCTATTATTACTTTTTATACATACTCTTTCTAAATGCTTAGTTGCATTTTGTACTATTCCTAACATTGTATTAAAAGGATATTAAATTTATAATAAAACTTTAAATTACTAGTATTCAAGGTTATTTAGAATGAGTTCTTGTGACTTTTCTATATTAAGTTCCAATAGACTCTGAGCTTCATTAGATATTTTTTTGTTTAGAGTTAACTTTGTTAGTGAAGCAAAAAAGTCTAAACTAGACTGAATAATTTTCTTGTTAAATAAATTAACAACTTCATCTTTATTGATTGAGGAACGATGAAAAGATAAATCTTTAAGCTCTATCGACTTTGAAGTCCCTCCAAAATAAAATTGTGAAGGATTTAATCTTTCTTCAACTTCGCCAACATTTACGCCATTTAAATATAAAATAGATTTCTTATTTGCAAAGCTATGCGATAAAACTAGATGATTCCATTTATCTTTATACCTATCAAATGGTACAGATATGTTTTTATATTTTAAGTTAAACCCTTTAATTAAAATTAAATTATGTTTTTTATCTTGAACAAAACCCGCGATACTTCCATCTTCCAGTTTTTTAAATCTAAAACTTAAAGTAAAGGAATGAACAGTATTATTTTTAAGATCCAATAATAGAGGTGCTTGCTCTGATTTTTTATTTTTAAGAGTTACATAACTAGGGTTATAGTCATAAGTTGGAGTTTTTTTTCCAGCTAGTAAAGCATCAAATAAAGAGGGTACAATAGTGTATGACATTTCTTTGTGACCTAAATTATTTGGATGCCAAGGGTCATTTACAAAACCATTTACCCATTTACCTTCATAATCATCTACAGCTCCCAAAACATTAATACTAGGATATTTCCACGTGTTTATAATTTCATTCATTCTTTTTGTAATCCTGTAGTGGTTTTCATCAAATAAAGAATGTGCATAACAATTTACAATAACAGGTTTTATTCCCTGATTGTGTAGAGAGTCAGAAAGTCTTAGCAATCTACTTCTAAACTGTTCTAAAACTTGCTCTCTACCATTTTGGTCTACCTGTTTTCTCAATCCCTCATTACCTAAAGATAAACCGATTACAACTATCTTTGGTTTTGTGGGATACAATTTTTTTGATAATCTATCAAACTTCTCTAATTTTATTGTATTGTCTCCATTAGTAGAAACATTATAATATTTGTATTTAAGAGTATCTATTACGTTACTATTATAAAACATCCATGCATACCCTTGATCATTTTTTGCACCATATCCTTTACATACAGAAGAACCAAAAAAAGTTACATTAACCTTTGATTTATTCTGAGAATAAGAATTGTAAGAAAAAAGAATACAGGAGACTAATATTAATAATCTATTTATTTTTAACAAATCAATTTTATTTTAAGTTAATTTTTTCTGGGTCAAAATCTATTTTTGGGTTTACATCTACCTCGTTTTGTGGTAGTGGATAAAGGTATGGATACGTAACATTTCCAAGTGTTTCAATAACT encodes:
- a CDS encoding SGNH/GDSL hydrolase family protein encodes the protein MLKINRLLILVSCILFSYNSYSQNKSKVNVTFFGSSVCKGYGAKNDQGYAWMFYNSNVIDTLKYKYYNVSTNGDNTIKLEKFDRLSKKLYPTKPKIVVIGLSLGNEGLRKQVDQNGREQVLEQFRSRLLRLSDSLHNQGIKPVIVNCYAHSLFDENHYRITKRMNEIINTWKYPSINVLGAVDDYEGKWVNGFVNDPWHPNNLGHKEMSYTIVPSLFDALLAGKKTPTYDYNPSYVTLKNKKSEQAPLLLDLKNNTVHSFTLSFRFKKLEDGSIAGFVQDKKHNLILIKGFNLKYKNISVPFDRYKDKWNHLVLSHSFANKKSILYLNGVNVGEVEERLNPSQFYFGGTSKSIELKDLSFHRSSINKDEVVNLFNKKIIQSSLDFFASLTKLTLNKKISNEAQSLLELNIEKSQELILNNLEY